From Pseudobacteroides sp., one genomic window encodes:
- a CDS encoding glycosyl hydrolase codes for MGEFFRRVLSLLTAITMACSVLLTMPATVQAANSVPVDVEAEACTLSNGAVVVTNVYGTNYPGYSGNGFVWATNAGTISLEVNVPKDAMYELKTRCWMYLGKEGETRLQAVTVNGVSYSDFYIPNKNGWIDYSFGFFFLKAGTAKIEIGTSGSWGYILYDKVKFDYADMPDLKIDPATCDTKATSETKALKKYLTSVYGNKIISGQQEIYGGGNNGNMELEFDYIYDKTGKLPAIRGFDFMNYNPLYGWEDGTTNRIIDWVKEKGGIATACWHINVPSDFTSYKIGDKLDWTKCTYKPTKSFNTANCLDKSTKEYAYLMLAIDDLAKQLLILQEANVPVLLRPFHEAEGNNNTDGSGAWFWWGTGGAEVYKELWKLLYTTLTEKYGIHNAIWEVNLYLNANSAQWYPGDKYVDIVAYDKYEGSPYTWKTSAATTAFLKLVNYTNDTKMVAMTENDVIPDIQNMVNEGAWWLYFCPWYGEFITSPSKNDPKLLNTIYNSQYVITLDELPPNLYEFTQTVTPTPTPANSLDLNHDGAINMADVVILAKVFNSVRGDSKYVDAYDLNKDGAINMSDVIMLASKFNTVV; via the coding sequence ATGGGGGAATTTTTTAGAAGAGTACTGTCTTTGTTAACAGCCATTACAATGGCTTGTTCAGTACTTTTAACCATGCCTGCAACAGTTCAGGCAGCCAATTCAGTACCTGTAGATGTTGAAGCGGAAGCTTGTACTCTCAGCAACGGTGCTGTTGTCGTTACCAATGTCTATGGGACTAATTATCCTGGGTACTCGGGAAACGGATTTGTTTGGGCAACCAATGCAGGTACAATATCGCTGGAGGTAAATGTTCCTAAAGACGCTATGTATGAGCTTAAAACAAGATGTTGGATGTATTTAGGAAAAGAGGGCGAAACCAGGCTTCAGGCTGTTACCGTCAACGGCGTATCATACAGCGATTTCTATATTCCAAATAAAAATGGATGGATTGATTACAGTTTTGGATTTTTCTTTCTTAAAGCAGGTACAGCAAAAATTGAGATCGGCACTTCCGGAAGCTGGGGCTATATACTTTATGATAAAGTGAAATTTGACTATGCAGACATGCCAGATCTTAAAATCGACCCGGCTACATGTGATACTAAAGCAACTTCTGAAACAAAGGCTCTTAAAAAATACCTCACCAGTGTATACGGCAATAAAATTATTTCCGGTCAACAAGAAATTTACGGCGGCGGAAATAACGGAAATATGGAATTGGAATTTGATTACATATATGATAAAACAGGCAAATTGCCTGCAATCAGAGGCTTTGATTTTATGAATTACAATCCTCTATACGGATGGGAAGACGGTACAACAAATCGCATCATCGACTGGGTAAAAGAGAAAGGCGGAATTGCAACAGCATGTTGGCATATCAATGTTCCATCTGATTTTACAAGCTATAAAATCGGTGATAAATTGGATTGGACAAAATGTACATATAAGCCGACAAAAAGCTTTAACACGGCAAACTGTCTAGATAAATCAACAAAGGAATACGCTTACCTGATGCTTGCAATTGATGATCTTGCCAAACAGCTCCTCATTCTTCAGGAGGCAAATGTTCCTGTGCTTCTGCGCCCTTTCCATGAAGCAGAAGGCAACAACAACACCGATGGCTCAGGAGCATGGTTCTGGTGGGGTACCGGTGGTGCGGAGGTTTACAAAGAGCTATGGAAACTTCTTTACACTACACTAACTGAAAAGTATGGTATTCATAATGCTATATGGGAAGTAAATCTTTATCTAAATGCAAATTCAGCACAATGGTATCCTGGAGATAAATATGTAGATATCGTTGCATATGATAAGTATGAAGGATCACCTTATACATGGAAAACAAGTGCAGCTACAACAGCATTTCTTAAACTTGTAAATTACACAAACGATACAAAGATGGTTGCAATGACTGAAAATGACGTTATTCCCGATATTCAGAACATGGTTAATGAAGGTGCTTGGTGGCTGTATTTCTGCCCATGGTATGGTGAGTTTATTACCAGTCCAAGCAAAAATGATCCGAAACTTCTCAATACTATCTACAACAGCCAATATGTAATTACGCTGGATGAACTGCCGCCAAATTTATATGAATTCACACAAACTGTTACACCAACGCCAACACCTGCAAACAGTCTTGACTTAAACCATGACGGTGCCATAAACATGGCAGATGTCGTTATTTTGGCGAAAGTATTTAATTCAGTCCGTGGTGATTCAAAATATGTTGATGCATATGACCTGAATAAAGACGGAGCCATAAATATGTCGGATGTAATAATGCTTGCATCTAAATTCAACACTGTTGTTTAA
- a CDS encoding cohesin domain-containing protein codes for MNKRLKSFCMFFLAISMVCFNFLPVSATDVPPSKVILSFDRSNATVGEIITANINVENISNFSGIQFHLEYDPTVLQAVDLVTGQPYPERVNSINFENKLMGEILLNSAYYPYEAAVFDHSNGTIDAMRGYMYLAGYRDGGIAETTGIVSKIGFKILQEVSTTVTLENCPTLSNPIDGTMIANWYGEMVTSGYVVEQYGNIN; via the coding sequence ATGAATAAGAGGTTAAAGTCGTTTTGTATGTTTTTTCTAGCAATATCAATGGTTTGTTTTAACTTTTTACCAGTCAGTGCCACTGATGTACCCCCTTCTAAAGTAATTTTAAGCTTTGACAGATCTAATGCAACTGTTGGGGAGATCATTACTGCTAATATCAACGTGGAAAACATTTCTAACTTCTCTGGAATCCAATTCCACTTAGAGTATGATCCTACAGTTTTACAAGCAGTAGATCTAGTGACAGGACAGCCATATCCAGAAAGAGTTAATTCAATAAATTTTGAGAACAAACTAATGGGAGAGATTTTGTTAAACAGTGCTTATTACCCATATGAAGCAGCTGTGTTTGATCATTCCAATGGCACAATAGACGCTATGAGGGGATATATGTATCTGGCTGGTTACAGAGATGGTGGTATAGCTGAAACTACCGGGATTGTTTCAAAGATAGGCTTTAAAATACTGCAGGAAGTAAGCACTACGGTTACGCTCGAAAACTGTCCCACTCTATCAAATCCTATAGATGGTACAATGATTGCAAACTGGTATGGTGAGATGGTTACGTCCGGCTATGTAGTAGAACAATATGGTAACATAAACTAA
- a CDS encoding pyridoxamine 5'-phosphate oxidase family protein, whose product MPKAASEIQKERRKEIEEKASALLEKCSVLTLASINENGYPRICAISKLKATKFSDIYFITSKRSELNGKVTHFEKNSKASVCYTLGGDSVTLIGNVEFVDDRELQEQLWNESHRKFFSKGIVDPKFRLLKFRTIEATFWIEGKFRTCKYN is encoded by the coding sequence ATGCCAAAAGCAGCAAGTGAAATTCAAAAAGAAAGAAGAAAAGAGATTGAAGAAAAAGCAAGTGCATTATTAGAAAAATGCTCTGTTTTAACCCTTGCATCCATCAATGAAAATGGATATCCTCGAATTTGTGCAATTTCAAAGCTGAAAGCAACAAAATTCTCTGATATTTATTTTATTACTTCAAAACGCTCTGAATTAAATGGTAAAGTAACCCATTTCGAAAAAAACAGTAAAGCAAGTGTTTGTTATACGTTGGGTGGAGATAGTGTTACTTTGATTGGAAATGTCGAATTTGTTGATGATAGGGAATTGCAAGAACAGCTTTGGAATGAGTCTCATAGAAAATTTTTCAGCAAAGGCATTGTTGATCCAAAATTCCGTTTACTAAAGTTTCGCACAATAGAAGCGACTTTTTGGATAGAGGGTAAATTTAGAACTTGCAAGTATAATTGA
- a CDS encoding MerR family transcriptional regulator: protein MKLMTISEVTKTFNVSTRMLRYYDEIGLLPSTRKQDYAYRVYDEFAIRRLQQIITLRKLRISLKKIALIFNDIKQTKIIEIFQEGIDELDDEITALQTIRDILSIFITRLNSVVHTHIKLDMLDDADIMSVIQTLSLSKINFKGECSVDDLNKANETLSTLKNVRIIYLPPCTVAASHYFGENPEDNAGKPLNEFIRSIELQKIKPDLRMFGFNNPSPTGNETYGYELWVTIPDDLDVPSSLQKKSFEGGLYAAHCIKMGHFHEWHLLDQWVMNSSEYEYDAREPLGMNGCLEEHLNAYSYFAGNEKAKQFIQLDLLTPIKIK, encoded by the coding sequence ATGAAACTGATGACAATCAGCGAAGTTACAAAAACTTTTAATGTTTCAACAAGAATGCTTCGATATTACGATGAAATTGGACTATTGCCCAGCACTCGCAAGCAAGACTATGCGTATCGTGTGTATGATGAGTTTGCTATAAGACGCCTGCAACAGATTATCACACTGCGGAAACTTCGTATTTCGTTGAAAAAAATCGCTTTAATTTTTAATGATATCAAGCAAACAAAAATTATTGAAATTTTTCAGGAAGGTATAGATGAGCTTGATGATGAGATAACTGCACTTCAAACAATAAGGGATATTTTGAGTATATTTATTACACGATTAAATTCAGTGGTGCACACACACATCAAACTTGACATGCTCGATGATGCTGATATCATGAGTGTTATTCAAACGCTTAGTCTTTCAAAAATTAATTTTAAGGGGGAGTGCTCTGTGGACGACCTAAACAAAGCAAATGAAACTTTATCAACTTTAAAGAATGTGCGTATTATTTATCTACCCCCTTGCACCGTTGCGGCAAGCCACTATTTTGGCGAAAATCCCGAAGATAATGCAGGGAAACCACTCAATGAATTTATTAGAAGCATTGAGCTTCAAAAAATAAAACCCGATTTGAGAATGTTTGGGTTTAATAATCCTTCGCCAACTGGTAATGAAACATATGGTTATGAATTGTGGGTAACCATTCCTGATGATTTGGATGTGCCATCTTCGTTACAAAAAAAATCCTTCGAGGGCGGCTTGTATGCAGCTCATTGTATCAAGATGGGTCATTTCCACGAATGGCATCTTCTTGATCAATGGGTTATGAACAGTAGCGAATATGAATATGATGCACGGGAACCACTCGGAATGAATGGTTGCTTAGAAGAGCATCTTAACGCATATTCATATTTTGCAGGTAATGAAAAGGCAAAACAATTTATTCAACTCGATTTGCTGACACCGATAAAGATAAAATAA
- a CDS encoding energy-coupling factor transporter ATPase, whose product METFKIEHLTFTYPGRSQPALKDICLGIEQGQFVTICGKSGCGKTTLLRLLKSSLTPHGVIEGKILYEGVQIELLNHRSQSEKIGFVLQSPDNQIVTDKVWHELAFGLESLGYETQEIRTRVAEMSSFFGIQSWFHKSVTELSGGQKQLLNLAAIMAMQPSVLILDEPTSQLDPIAANDFLKAIEKINRELGITILLTEHRLEEALPISDRVIVLDKGHVIADGTPKVVGKKLKELGHQMFMAMPAPMRVYAHIDNDLECPVTVREGRNWLKQIAEKRTINEAAIPYDSLQKSVNESAIDPVIEIKEVWFKYDKYLPDVVKGLTLKIYPGKVYAIVGGNGTGKTTSLSLISGILKPYRGTVKICGRLLSDITDYEKYNGLLGILPQNPKALFVKKTVELDLLEMFAGRKVCKDQQKYLIAEVSRFCELDGLLSMHPYDLSGGEQQRAAIAKVLLGRPRILLLDEPTKGLDAYLKEKLAGILKSLIASGTTVVMVSHDIDFCARYADCCGMFFDGSIVSEDTPHRFFSGKNFYTTTANRMARNLLSTAILPEDIIMALGGEVDEPAKMPAVGENGLFIPSNIDVNHKQVKPSLSHKGNEHKLSKRTLAAMAMILLAIPLTIYVGIYFLGDRKYYFISLVIILETMLPFVLVFERRKPQARELIVISVLCALGVAGRAAFFMLPQFKPVVAIVIISGVCFGGETGFLVGAVTGFVSNMFFGQGPWTPWQMFAFGIIGFLAGILSQKGFLMKLRSSLCIFGGFATFLIYGSVMNTASVIIWQAKPTTNMFISSYLMGIPFDLIHALATVFFLLVISVPMIEKLERIKIKYGLIE is encoded by the coding sequence ATGGAAACTTTTAAAATCGAGCACCTAACATTTACGTATCCTGGTAGGTCCCAACCGGCCTTGAAGGATATATGCCTTGGCATCGAACAGGGGCAATTTGTGACCATCTGTGGAAAATCTGGCTGCGGAAAAACAACCCTTCTTCGTCTTCTTAAAAGTTCTCTTACTCCCCACGGTGTCATAGAGGGAAAAATACTTTATGAAGGTGTACAGATTGAACTTCTTAACCATAGATCGCAAAGTGAAAAAATCGGATTTGTTCTACAAAGTCCCGACAATCAGATTGTTACAGACAAGGTGTGGCATGAACTGGCCTTTGGTTTGGAAAGCCTTGGCTATGAAACACAAGAAATACGTACAAGAGTGGCTGAAATGAGTTCATTTTTCGGAATACAATCATGGTTCCACAAAAGTGTTACCGAACTATCCGGTGGTCAAAAACAACTTCTAAATCTAGCTGCAATCATGGCAATGCAGCCCTCAGTACTTATACTGGATGAACCTACAAGTCAGCTTGATCCTATTGCTGCAAACGACTTTTTAAAAGCAATAGAAAAAATAAATCGGGAGCTTGGAATAACAATACTTCTCACAGAGCATCGACTGGAAGAAGCTTTACCAATTTCGGACAGGGTTATTGTTTTGGACAAAGGGCACGTAATAGCCGACGGAACACCTAAGGTTGTTGGAAAAAAGCTAAAGGAACTTGGGCACCAAATGTTTATGGCCATGCCTGCTCCTATGCGGGTTTATGCCCATATTGATAATGATCTTGAGTGTCCGGTTACAGTGAGAGAAGGAAGGAATTGGCTTAAGCAAATTGCAGAAAAAAGAACCATTAACGAAGCTGCAATACCATATGACTCTTTGCAGAAATCTGTCAATGAATCTGCTATAGATCCTGTAATTGAAATAAAAGAAGTGTGGTTTAAGTATGACAAGTATCTGCCAGACGTGGTAAAAGGCCTGACTCTTAAAATCTATCCAGGCAAGGTTTATGCCATTGTTGGAGGCAATGGTACTGGTAAGACTACCAGCCTTTCTTTAATATCAGGTATATTAAAACCATATCGAGGAACGGTGAAGATATGTGGACGGCTGCTTTCAGATATTACTGATTATGAGAAATACAATGGACTTCTAGGCATATTGCCTCAAAATCCTAAGGCTCTGTTTGTAAAAAAAACAGTTGAGCTGGACCTACTTGAGATGTTTGCAGGCAGAAAAGTATGTAAAGATCAGCAAAAATACCTTATTGCGGAAGTGTCGAGGTTTTGTGAGCTTGATGGTCTTCTTTCAATGCATCCCTACGATCTATCAGGAGGCGAGCAGCAGCGTGCTGCCATAGCAAAGGTGCTTCTTGGCAGGCCCAGGATACTGTTATTGGATGAGCCTACAAAGGGCCTTGATGCATACTTGAAAGAAAAATTGGCGGGAATATTAAAGAGCCTTATAGCTTCTGGAACAACGGTAGTTATGGTATCCCATGACATTGATTTTTGTGCCCGCTATGCCGACTGCTGCGGGATGTTCTTTGATGGAAGCATAGTAAGCGAGGACACGCCCCACCGCTTTTTCTCGGGAAAGAACTTTTATACCACTACCGCAAACCGTATGGCACGAAACCTGCTTTCCACAGCCATCCTTCCAGAAGATATTATTATGGCTTTGGGCGGCGAGGTCGATGAACCAGCTAAAATGCCAGCTGTGGGCGAAAATGGGCTGTTTATACCTAGTAACATTGATGTTAATCATAAACAGGTGAAGCCTTCTTTAAGCCATAAAGGAAATGAGCACAAGCTTTCCAAACGTACACTTGCAGCTATGGCTATGATACTATTAGCCATCCCGTTAACAATATATGTGGGAATCTACTTCTTGGGTGACAGAAAATATTACTTTATCAGTCTAGTTATCATTTTAGAAACTATGCTGCCCTTTGTCTTAGTTTTTGAGAGGAGAAAGCCTCAAGCAAGGGAACTTATAGTTATCTCTGTTCTCTGTGCTTTGGGAGTTGCTGGGCGTGCTGCATTTTTCATGCTGCCTCAGTTCAAACCTGTGGTAGCTATAGTCATTATTTCTGGTGTTTGCTTTGGAGGTGAGACAGGATTCCTTGTTGGAGCCGTAACAGGTTTTGTTTCCAATATGTTTTTTGGACAGGGGCCATGGACTCCATGGCAGATGTTTGCATTTGGGATAATTGGTTTTCTAGCAGGTATTCTTTCTCAAAAGGGATTTTTGATGAAATTAAGAAGCTCACTGTGTATATTCGGCGGCTTTGCAACATTTTTAATATATGGAAGTGTCATGAACACTGCTTCGGTTATAATATGGCAGGCAAAGCCTACAACGAATATGTTTATTTCTTCATATCTCATGGGAATTCCTTTTGATCTCATACATGCATTGGCAACAGTTTTTTTTCTCTTGGTTATTTCTGTCCCAATGATAGAAAAATTGGAGAGAATAAAGATAAAATATGGATTGATTGAGTAG
- a CDS encoding energy-coupling factor transporter transmembrane component T: MNKAFAGYHPIINFLYFTLVLFCSMFFMHPVCLAISLSCAFTYSVMLKGKKALVFNLKYMLPMIIVAALINPAFNHEGVTIITYLKSGNPLTLESIVYGIAASTMIFTVLCWFSCYNEIMTSDKFIYLFGRLIPALSLILSMTLRLVPRFKAQLKVISNAQKCIGRDVSNGGVLARARHGIKILSIMVTWALENAIETADSMKSRGYGLTGRTAFSIFRFDQRDKRTLCVIGGTGLYVLIGFFIGSLKWRYFPSMKGTRLTNYSLSVLVAYFLLGIWPIAIELWEERKWKLLKSST, translated from the coding sequence ATGAATAAAGCATTCGCAGGATATCATCCGATAATAAACTTTTTATATTTTACCCTTGTGCTATTTTGTTCCATGTTCTTTATGCATCCAGTTTGCCTGGCAATTTCGCTTTCTTGTGCTTTTACCTATTCAGTGATGTTAAAAGGAAAAAAAGCTTTGGTTTTTAACCTTAAATATATGTTACCGATGATTATAGTTGCTGCACTTATCAATCCTGCGTTCAATCATGAAGGCGTAACCATTATCACTTATCTCAAAAGCGGCAATCCTCTGACACTGGAATCAATAGTCTATGGTATAGCAGCATCCACCATGATCTTTACAGTATTATGTTGGTTTTCCTGCTACAATGAAATCATGACTTCTGATAAGTTCATATACTTGTTTGGACGATTAATACCTGCATTATCCCTTATTCTTTCCATGACGCTGCGTCTTGTACCAAGATTCAAGGCACAGTTAAAGGTCATATCCAATGCACAAAAGTGTATTGGACGGGATGTGTCCAATGGTGGAGTCCTAGCAAGAGCAAGGCATGGCATTAAAATATTGTCGATTATGGTTACCTGGGCATTGGAAAATGCCATTGAGACAGCAGATAGCATGAAAAGCCGCGGATATGGACTAACAGGCCGTACAGCCTTTTCCATATTCCGTTTTGACCAAAGAGATAAAAGAACATTATGTGTCATTGGGGGCACGGGTTTATATGTGTTGATTGGTTTCTTTATAGGATCACTTAAGTGGCGGTACTTCCCATCCATGAAGGGCACAAGGTTAACAAACTACTCTTTAAGCGTTTTGGTTGCATATTTTTTACTAGGAATATGGCCGATAGCAATTGAACTTTGGGAGGAAAGAAAATGGAAACTTTTAAAATCGAGCACCTAA
- a CDS encoding DUF4430 domain-containing protein: MKKNAVKILITLIIAAVLVISFFEGGNAPGSGDVDETPKSSPFQLVAGSTNRPDTILNTDQISTVLPSNNTPNGSSKPLNTPLVKSITTPRTVLINRSMPSGEKGLLTSEEKLNLTAEIPKGTKESVEPGNIGYSQSKGMKIDSDTGKDKYLTNPVPKGKPIPVEPQNVNISDKIHTCTLTVRCDTILKNIKRLDPEKVELVPGDGVIFGKKEVAFYEGESVFNVLLREMKGNKIHMEFVNTPIYNSAYIEGIGNLYEFDCGELSGWMYKVNGWFPNYGCSRYQLKQGDAIEWVYTCDLGNDVGGHSAIGG; the protein is encoded by the coding sequence ATGAAAAAAAATGCTGTAAAAATCCTAATAACTTTAATCATTGCCGCAGTATTGGTAATATCGTTTTTTGAGGGCGGAAACGCACCGGGGTCTGGAGATGTTGATGAGACCCCAAAAAGTTCTCCATTCCAGCTTGTAGCTGGATCAACGAACAGACCTGATACTATCCTTAATACAGACCAAATATCAACTGTATTACCGTCGAACAATACTCCAAACGGTTCCTCAAAGCCTTTAAATACACCCTTGGTAAAGAGTATCACAACACCAAGAACAGTCCTCATAAATAGGAGTATGCCAAGTGGAGAAAAGGGATTACTTACCTCAGAAGAAAAGCTTAATCTGACTGCGGAAATTCCAAAAGGTACTAAAGAGAGTGTAGAGCCAGGTAATATAGGTTATTCTCAATCAAAGGGAATGAAAATTGATTCTGATACTGGTAAAGATAAGTACCTCACTAATCCAGTGCCAAAGGGTAAGCCTATTCCAGTGGAACCGCAAAATGTAAATATATCAGATAAGATACATACCTGCACGCTCACTGTGAGATGTGACACCATTCTTAAGAATATAAAACGGCTGGACCCTGAAAAAGTGGAACTGGTTCCTGGTGATGGTGTTATCTTTGGGAAAAAAGAAGTTGCTTTCTATGAGGGAGAGAGCGTATTTAATGTTCTTTTAAGGGAAATGAAGGGGAACAAGATACACATGGAATTTGTAAATACACCCATATACAATAGTGCTTATATAGAGGGTATAGGTAATCTTTATGAGTTTGACTGTGGAGAGCTTTCAGGCTGGATGTACAAGGTCAACGGTTGGTTTCCCAATTATGGCTGTTCTCGTTATCAGTTAAAACAGGGAGATGCTATTGAATGGGTTTACACCTGTGATTTGGGCAATGATGTGGGTGGACACAGTGCTATTGGAGGTTAG
- a CDS encoding S-layer homology domain-containing protein, translating to MRKSMKAIVQFIIIIIISSCFVTSFGSTNDILDDAINNTAEYLLKTVKNPQVGSIGGEWVILGLSRSGFHVDDNYYNTYYDSLESYVKACNGVLHLKKYTEYSRVILALTSIGKDPAKVAGYNLLNALGDYEKTIWQGINGPVWALIALDSGNYEVPANSSAKTQATRDLYIQAILSKQLEDGGFNLSGTSSDPDITAMALQALSKYQNRSDVAAAIDKAIACLSKMQGEEGGYFSWGTSNSESVAQVIVALCELGISLDDQRFVKNGYTLFDNLMTYYIKKGGFLHTYSKEGLNQMATEQAFYALVAAQRMRDGKKSLYRMSEETASQGVHNGVAKVEKGLPDKSPDVKFMPLKASGKTFADISTHVNKPAIEDLAARGILNGKTDKDFVPDATMTRAEFATIVVKGLGLPTKSNNVFNDVPAGSWYISYVNTAYAYGIVNGTSVASFNPASTITREEAATMMARTAKLCGMDISADAGEIRDILAQFSDYVKSSNWAQSSLAFCYSKDILSSNDLAILPQKAIKRCEIAEMFYRMLEKANLL from the coding sequence ATGAGAAAATCCATGAAGGCTATTGTCCAATTTATCATAATTATCATAATTTCAAGCTGTTTTGTTACATCATTTGGTTCAACTAATGATATATTGGATGATGCTATTAATAACACAGCGGAATACCTTCTTAAAACAGTAAAAAATCCTCAGGTGGGTTCTATTGGCGGCGAATGGGTTATATTAGGTCTGTCACGTTCTGGCTTCCATGTGGATGATAACTATTATAATACGTACTATGACTCTTTGGAATCATATGTAAAGGCATGTAATGGTGTACTTCATTTAAAGAAGTACACCGAATATTCCCGTGTTATTTTGGCATTGACCTCTATAGGAAAAGACCCTGCAAAGGTGGCAGGATACAATCTTTTAAATGCATTGGGAGATTACGAAAAGACAATTTGGCAGGGTATAAATGGTCCTGTATGGGCACTGATTGCACTTGACAGCGGAAACTATGAAGTTCCAGCAAACAGTAGTGCCAAAACTCAGGCAACACGGGATTTGTACATCCAGGCAATATTATCCAAGCAGCTTGAAGATGGAGGTTTTAATTTAAGCGGGACAAGTTCTGATCCGGATATCACGGCTATGGCCTTGCAAGCCCTGTCAAAATATCAAAATCGCAGTGATGTGGCAGCTGCAATAGATAAAGCGATAGCATGTCTTTCTAAAATGCAGGGGGAAGAAGGGGGATACTTTAGCTGGGGGACATCCAATTCAGAAAGCGTGGCTCAGGTTATTGTTGCCCTATGTGAGCTTGGTATTTCACTTGATGACCAAAGGTTTGTGAAAAACGGATATACTTTATTTGATAACCTTATGACCTATTATATAAAGAAGGGCGGTTTTCTTCATACCTACAGCAAGGAAGGACTTAATCAAATGGCAACAGAACAGGCGTTTTATGCACTTGTGGCCGCACAGCGGATGAGAGATGGCAAAAAAAGCTTATACCGTATGAGCGAAGAAACAGCATCCCAGGGAGTCCATAATGGGGTAGCTAAGGTAGAGAAAGGACTTCCGGATAAAAGTCCAGATGTGAAATTCATGCCTTTGAAAGCATCCGGTAAAACCTTCGCTGACATTAGTACCCATGTAAATAAGCCAGCCATTGAAGATTTGGCAGCACGAGGCATACTAAACGGAAAAACTGACAAGGATTTTGTTCCTGACGCTACAATGACCCGTGCAGAGTTTGCCACCATTGTTGTGAAGGGATTGGGATTGCCTACTAAGTCAAATAATGTGTTTAACGATGTTCCGGCTGGATCGTGGTATATTTCCTATGTGAATACAGCCTACGCATACGGCATTGTAAACGGTACCTCAGTTGCCAGTTTCAATCCTGCCAGTACAATTACAAGAGAGGAAGCAGCGACCATGATGGCAAGAACGGCAAAGCTATGCGGAATGGATATAAGTGCGGATGCTGGGGAGATAAGAGATATACTTGCACAGTTTAGCGACTATGTAAAAAGCAGTAACTGGGCACAGAGTTCTCTGGCTTTCTGCTACAGTAAAGATATTCTTTCTTCAAATGATTTGGCAATACTGCCTCAAAAAGCAATAAAGCGTTGTGAAATTGCAGAGATGTTTTATAGAATGCTGGAAAAAGCAAATTTACTTTAA